The sequence CTCGTAGGGCGTCGCCGGGGGCGCCGGCGCCTCGACGTGACGGGGCGCACATCCGGCTACAAGCATCAGGAAGGCGAGCGCTGCGAACCGCGGGGTCATGACCCCTGGTTAGACGATCCGGCAAGCCTCTTCAAACGACAGGCGGGGCGAGCGGGGGAACAGGTTGTGCTCGGTCCCGTGACCGATCGAGCAAATGAAGTTCGACTTGATTCGCGTCCCGGCGAAGAAGGCCGCGTCCACCGCCGCGTTGTTGAACCCGGACATGGGGCCAGTGTCGTAGCCCAGTGATCGGGCGGCGATGATCAGATAGGCGCCCTGCAGGCTGGAATTGCGGAACGCGCCGCTCTCGCGCATCGCCGGATCGTTGAACCAGTTCTTGGCGTCCGGATTGTGCGGGAACAGCTTGGGCAGGGTTTCGGGAAAGTCGAGGTCGTAGCCGACGATCACAGTCGCCGGGGCCTGGCGGATCTTGGCTCCGTTGGTCTCGCTGGCCAGAGCCGCCAGCTTCTCCTTGCCCTCGGGCGTCACGCACCAGACGAAGCGGGCCGGGCTCATATTGGCCGAGGTCGGACCCATCTTGGTCAGGTCGTAGATCGCCCGCATGACCTCCTCGGCGATCGGCTCCTCCACCCAGCCGTTGCGGGTGCGGGCGCTGCGGAAGAGGACGTCCAGGGCGGCGTCGTCGAGGGCGTGGCTCAAGGTCGGATTCCCCAGTCTCTGATCAGGATCTGGCGCGCAGCCCTACAGCACCTGCTCCACCCGAGTCACCTCCGGCACGTAGTGCTTCAGCATGTTCTCGACCCCTGCCTTCAGCGTGGCCGAAGAAGAGGGGCAGCCTGAACAGGCGCCGCGCATGTGCAGCCAGACGACGCCGGTCTCGACCTCGAAGC is a genomic window of Phenylobacterium montanum containing:
- a CDS encoding malonic semialdehyde reductase, which gives rise to MSHALDDAALDVLFRSARTRNGWVEEPIAEEVMRAIYDLTKMGPTSANMSPARFVWCVTPEGKEKLAALASETNGAKIRQAPATVIVGYDLDFPETLPKLFPHNPDAKNWFNDPAMRESGAFRNSSLQGAYLIIAARSLGYDTGPMSGFNNAAVDAAFFAGTRIKSNFICSIGHGTEHNLFPRSPRLSFEEACRIV